Proteins from one Arthrobacter sp. Soc17.1.1.1 genomic window:
- the galE gene encoding UDP-glucose 4-epimerase GalE → MKILVTGGSGYIGSHTVLTLLEHGHDVVVVDNLLNSTATSLERVAALAGRTPTFHQADLLDEPRLRAIFAEEQVDAVIHFAGLKAVGESVEKPLYYYSNNVGGTLSLLRVMDDAGVRTLVFSSSATVYGASEEVPLTEKLPLDAVNPYGRTKEQIEDILTDLGAADPRWNIALLRYFNPVGAHASGTIGEDPTGVPNNLLPFVAQVAVGRREKVLVFGNDYPTPDGTGVRDYIHVVDLAEGHLAALDYLVAHGGVHTWNLGTGNGSSVLEVLAAFSAAAGKDVPYEFAPRRPGDAAVSYADPSSALADLGWSANRTLAEMCEDHWRWQKNNPQGYAQAG, encoded by the coding sequence ATGAAGATCCTCGTTACCGGTGGCAGCGGCTACATCGGCTCGCACACCGTCCTGACCCTGCTCGAACACGGCCATGACGTCGTCGTCGTCGACAACCTGCTCAACTCCACGGCGACGTCACTGGAGCGCGTGGCCGCCCTTGCGGGCCGCACCCCGACGTTCCACCAGGCCGACCTCCTCGACGAGCCCCGGCTGCGGGCCATCTTCGCCGAGGAGCAGGTCGACGCCGTCATCCACTTCGCGGGCCTGAAGGCCGTCGGCGAGTCGGTCGAGAAGCCGCTGTACTACTACTCGAACAACGTCGGCGGCACGCTGAGCCTGCTGCGCGTGATGGACGACGCCGGTGTGCGTACCCTCGTCTTCAGCTCGTCGGCGACCGTGTACGGCGCCTCGGAGGAAGTGCCCCTGACCGAGAAGCTGCCCCTCGACGCCGTGAACCCGTACGGACGCACCAAGGAGCAGATCGAGGACATCCTGACGGACCTCGGGGCCGCGGACCCGCGCTGGAACATCGCGCTGCTGCGCTACTTCAACCCCGTGGGCGCCCACGCCTCGGGGACCATCGGCGAGGACCCTACGGGCGTCCCGAACAACCTCCTGCCCTTCGTGGCGCAGGTCGCCGTGGGCCGGCGCGAGAAGGTCCTCGTGTTCGGCAACGACTACCCGACACCGGACGGGACCGGCGTCCGTGACTACATCCACGTCGTCGATCTCGCCGAGGGCCACCTGGCCGCTCTGGACTACCTCGTGGCGCACGGCGGCGTGCACACGTGGAACCTCGGCACCGGCAACGGATCCTCGGTCCTCGAGGTCCTCGCCGCCTTCTCGGCAGCCGCGGGCAAGGACGTCCCCTACGAGTTCGCGCCGCGCCGCCCGGGCGACGCCGCCGTGAGCTACGCCGACCCCTCCTCCGCGCTCGCCGACCTCGGCTGGTCCGCGAACCGGACGCTGGCCGAGATGTGCGAGGACCACTGGCGCTGGCAGAAGAACAACCCGCAGGGCTACGCGCAGGCCGGCTGA
- the fdxA gene encoding ferredoxin, translating to MTYVIAQPCVDVKDKACIEECPVDCIYEGERSLYIHPDECVDCGACEPVCPVEAIYYEDDTPEQWAEYYKANVEFFDDLGSPGGAAKVGNTGFDHPIIAALPPQNQPA from the coding sequence GTGACCTACGTAATCGCGCAGCCCTGCGTGGACGTCAAGGACAAGGCCTGTATCGAGGAGTGCCCTGTCGACTGCATCTACGAGGGCGAGCGGTCGCTCTACATCCACCCCGACGAGTGCGTGGACTGTGGTGCGTGTGAACCCGTCTGCCCCGTCGAGGCGATCTACTACGAGGACGACACCCCCGAGCAGTGGGCCGAGTACTACAAGGCGAACGTCGAGTTCTTCGACGACCTCGGCTCGCCCGGTGGTGCCGCCAAGGTCGGCAACACGGGCTTCGACCACCCGATCATCGCGGCCCTGCCGCCGCAGAACCAGCCCGCCTAG
- a CDS encoding ABC transporter ATP-binding protein translates to MSHSTSNAPAGSGGRRAARNDTAAAAASHGVQPLLELRDLAITFTTSNGDVPAVRNAHLTVMPGETVAIVGESGSGKSTTALAAIGLLPGNGRVSNGSIIFDGEDITHASEKRIIELRGSSIGMVPQDPMSNLNPVWKIGFQVRETLRANGLPSGPQDVAKVLSEAGLPDAASRANQYPHEFSGGMRQRALIAIGLSCRPRLLIADEPTSALDVTVQRQILDHLDTMTEELGTAVLLITHDLGLAAERAHKVIVMYKGQVVEAGPALELLTNPRHPYTQKLVASAPSIASRRIESAKKAGVETEDLLAPAVAKGPSLDRVIEVEDLTKVFKIRGSWGKSTDFTAVDKVSFSIARGTTTAVVGESGSGKSTVAKMVLGLEGATSGSIRFDGVDITTLGRKEMFDFRRRVQPIFQDPYGSLDPMYNIYRTIEEPLRVHGVGDAKSREKKVRELLDQVALPSSMMQRFPNELSGGQRQRVAIARALALDPEVVICDEAVSALDVLVQAQILNLLADLQSDLGLSYLFITHDLAVVRQIADHVAVMEKGRLVEQGTTDEVFDNPKTAYTQALLAAIPGAGLVLPPEVA, encoded by the coding sequence ATGAGCCACAGCACCAGCAACGCACCGGCCGGATCGGGCGGCCGCCGCGCCGCCCGCAACGACACGGCGGCCGCCGCCGCGTCGCACGGCGTCCAGCCGCTGCTCGAGCTCCGCGACCTCGCCATCACCTTCACGACGTCGAACGGCGACGTGCCGGCGGTGCGCAACGCGCACCTGACCGTCATGCCCGGCGAGACCGTCGCGATCGTGGGGGAGTCCGGTTCGGGCAAGTCCACCACCGCCCTCGCCGCCATCGGCCTCCTGCCCGGCAACGGGCGGGTGTCCAACGGCAGCATCATCTTCGACGGCGAGGACATCACCCACGCCTCGGAGAAGCGCATCATCGAGCTCCGCGGCTCCTCGATCGGCATGGTGCCGCAGGACCCGATGTCCAACCTCAACCCGGTGTGGAAGATCGGTTTCCAGGTCAGGGAGACGCTGCGGGCCAACGGCCTGCCGAGCGGTCCCCAGGACGTCGCGAAGGTCCTCTCGGAGGCGGGACTGCCCGACGCCGCCTCGCGCGCCAACCAGTACCCGCACGAGTTCTCCGGCGGCATGCGCCAGCGTGCGCTGATCGCCATCGGGCTGTCCTGCCGCCCGCGCCTGCTCATCGCCGACGAGCCGACGTCGGCCCTGGACGTCACCGTGCAGCGGCAGATCCTCGACCACCTCGACACGATGACAGAGGAGCTCGGCACCGCCGTGCTGCTCATCACGCACGACCTCGGCCTCGCCGCCGAGCGCGCGCACAAGGTGATCGTGATGTACAAGGGGCAGGTCGTCGAGGCCGGCCCGGCGCTCGAGCTCCTCACCAACCCGCGCCACCCCTACACGCAGAAGCTCGTGGCCTCGGCACCGTCCATCGCGTCGCGCCGCATCGAGTCCGCGAAGAAGGCCGGCGTCGAGACCGAGGACCTCCTCGCTCCCGCCGTCGCGAAGGGTCCGTCGCTGGACCGGGTGATCGAGGTCGAGGACCTGACGAAGGTCTTCAAGATCCGCGGCAGCTGGGGCAAGTCCACCGACTTCACCGCCGTGGACAAGGTCTCCTTCTCGATCGCGCGCGGCACCACCACCGCCGTGGTGGGCGAGTCCGGCTCGGGCAAGTCCACCGTGGCGAAGATGGTGCTCGGGCTCGAGGGGGCGACGTCGGGCAGCATCCGGTTCGACGGCGTGGACATCACCACCCTGGGCCGGAAGGAGATGTTCGACTTCCGCCGCCGCGTCCAGCCGATCTTCCAGGATCCGTACGGCTCGCTCGACCCGATGTACAACATCTACCGCACCATCGAGGAGCCGCTCCGTGTCCACGGGGTCGGCGACGCGAAGAGCCGGGAGAAGAAGGTCCGCGAGCTGCTCGACCAGGTGGCCCTGCCGTCCTCGATGATGCAGCGCTTCCCGAACGAGCTCTCGGGCGGCCAGCGCCAGCGCGTCGCCATCGCCCGCGCCCTGGCCCTGGATCCCGAGGTGGTCATCTGCGACGAGGCCGTCTCGGCGCTCGACGTGCTGGTGCAGGCGCAGATCCTGAACCTGCTCGCCGACCTGCAGTCGGACCTCGGCCTGAGCTACCTGTTCATCACGCACGACCTCGCGGTGGTCCGCCAGATCGCCGACCACGTGGCCGTGATGGAGAAGGGCCGGCTCGTGGAGCAGGGCACCACCGACGAGGTCTTCGACAACCCGAAGACCGCCTACACGCAGGCGCTCCTCGCCGCCATCCCCGGGGCCGGGCTCGTCCTGCCTCCCGAGGTGGCATAG
- the typA gene encoding translational GTPase TypA, whose translation MSETTGNTAVRSDLRNVAIVAHVDHGKTTLVDAMLKQTNSFAAHGDVADRVMDSGDLEREKGITILAKNTTVFYDGPAAKGETITINVIDTPGHADFGGEVERGLSMVDGVVLLVDASEGPLPQTRFVLRKALAAKLPVVLLVNKTDRPDSRIEEVVSESMDLLLGLASDLADEVPDLDLDAILNVPVVYAAARAGAASLEQPADGTVPSNDNLEPLFQTIIDHIPAPRYNPEGVLQAHVTNLDASPFLGRLALLRIFNGTLRKGQQVAWARQNGELKTVKITELLATKALDRVPTDSAGPGEIVAVAGIEGITIGETLTDVDNPQPLPLITVDDPAISVTIGINTSPLAGKVKGAKVTARQVKDRLDKELIGNVSLRVLPTARPDAWEVQGRGELALAILVEQMRREGFELTVGKPQVVTKTIDGKIHEPMEHMTIDVPEEYLGGVTQLMAARKGRMTNMANHGTGWVRMEFIVPARGLIGFRTRFLTDTRGAGIAASISEGYEPWAGDIEYRTNGSMIADRAGVVTPFAMINLQERGSFFVQPTSEVYEGMIVGENSRADDMEVNITKEKKLTNMRAASSDTFENLTPPRNLTLEESLEFAREDECVEVTPESIRIRKVILDANERMRASRSRARA comes from the coding sequence ATGTCTGAAACCACAGGCAACACCGCTGTCCGCAGCGATCTCCGCAACGTAGCCATCGTGGCTCACGTTGACCACGGAAAAACCACCCTGGTCGATGCCATGCTGAAGCAGACCAATTCGTTCGCGGCCCACGGCGACGTGGCCGACCGCGTCATGGACTCGGGTGACCTCGAGCGCGAGAAGGGCATCACCATCCTCGCGAAGAACACCACGGTGTTCTACGACGGTCCGGCCGCCAAGGGCGAGACGATCACCATCAATGTCATCGACACCCCCGGCCACGCCGACTTCGGCGGCGAGGTGGAGCGCGGCCTGTCCATGGTCGACGGCGTCGTGCTGCTCGTCGACGCGTCCGAGGGCCCCCTGCCCCAGACCCGCTTCGTGCTCCGCAAGGCCCTCGCGGCCAAGCTCCCCGTGGTCCTGCTGGTCAACAAGACGGACCGCCCCGACTCCCGCATCGAGGAGGTCGTCAGCGAGTCGATGGATCTCCTCCTCGGTCTCGCGTCCGACCTCGCGGACGAGGTGCCCGACCTCGATCTCGACGCGATCCTCAACGTCCCCGTGGTCTACGCCGCCGCCCGCGCCGGCGCCGCATCGCTCGAGCAGCCCGCGGACGGGACGGTGCCGTCGAACGACAACCTGGAGCCCCTGTTCCAGACGATCATCGACCACATCCCCGCACCCCGCTACAACCCCGAGGGTGTCCTCCAGGCCCACGTCACCAACCTCGACGCCTCGCCGTTCCTGGGCCGCCTCGCGCTGCTGCGCATCTTCAACGGCACCCTGCGCAAGGGCCAGCAGGTCGCCTGGGCCCGCCAGAACGGTGAGCTGAAGACCGTCAAGATCACCGAGCTCCTCGCCACCAAGGCGCTCGACCGCGTGCCCACCGACTCCGCCGGGCCGGGCGAGATCGTCGCCGTCGCCGGCATCGAGGGCATCACCATCGGCGAGACCCTCACCGACGTCGACAACCCGCAGCCGCTGCCGCTCATCACCGTCGACGATCCCGCGATCTCCGTGACCATCGGTATCAACACCTCGCCGCTGGCCGGCAAGGTCAAGGGCGCGAAGGTCACCGCACGCCAGGTCAAGGACCGCCTCGACAAGGAGCTCATCGGCAACGTCTCGCTCCGCGTGCTGCCGACCGCGCGTCCCGACGCGTGGGAGGTCCAGGGCCGCGGCGAGCTCGCGCTGGCCATCCTCGTGGAGCAGATGCGCCGCGAAGGCTTCGAGCTCACCGTCGGCAAGCCCCAGGTGGTCACCAAGACCATCGACGGCAAGATCCACGAGCCGATGGAGCACATGACCATCGACGTGCCCGAGGAGTACCTCGGCGGTGTCACGCAGCTCATGGCCGCCCGCAAGGGACGCATGACCAACATGGCCAACCACGGCACCGGCTGGGTCCGCATGGAGTTCATCGTGCCCGCCCGCGGCCTGATCGGCTTCCGCACCCGCTTCCTCACGGACACGCGCGGCGCCGGTATCGCGGCGTCGATCTCCGAGGGCTACGAGCCCTGGGCCGGTGACATCGAGTACCGCACCAACGGGTCGATGATCGCCGACCGCGCCGGTGTGGTCACCCCGTTCGCGATGATCAACCTGCAGGAACGCGGCTCGTTCTTCGTGCAGCCCACCTCCGAGGTGTACGAGGGCATGATCGTCGGCGAGAACTCCCGCGCGGACGACATGGAGGTCAACATCACGAAGGAGAAGAAGCTCACCAACATGCGTGCCGCTTCCTCGGACACCTTCGAGAACCTGACCCCGCCGCGCAACCTCACCCTCGAGGAGTCGCTCGAGTTCGCCCGCGAGGACGAGTGCGTCGAGGTCACGCCGGAGTCCATCCGCATCCGCAAGGTCATCCTCGACGCCAACGAGCGCATGCGCGCGTCGCGTTCACGCGCCCGCGCCTGA
- the dapC gene encoding succinyldiaminopimelate transaminase → MRSGEPKPFGLQLPDYPWDAMAPYQDTASRHADGVVDLSIGTPVDPTPELIRSALAAASDAHGYPTTHGTVALREAISSWFARRRGVPGLDPLDILPTVGSKELVAWLPLLLGLGAGDVVVRPTVAYPTYDMGAHLAGATPVPADSLADLPDDVRSRVRLVWINSPGNPTGEVLDVDALRAVVDDARSLGAVVASDECYGELGWGRWDPAEGGEPVPSVLDPRVCGGSHELLLAVYSLSKQSNVAGYRAAFTAGDPAIIANLVNSRKHAGMIVPRPVQEAMRAALGDDTHVAEQKDRYRRRRALLVPALEAAGFTISGSAAGLYLWASDGGPTWDTIGWLAGLGILAGPGTFYGDAGQGFVRVALTGSDERVAAAAARLAGAGPRRGGPLAPGGDGQQD, encoded by the coding sequence GTGAGGTCCGGGGAGCCGAAGCCCTTCGGCCTGCAGCTGCCGGACTACCCGTGGGACGCCATGGCGCCCTACCAGGACACCGCGTCGCGGCACGCGGACGGCGTGGTGGACCTGTCCATCGGCACCCCGGTCGACCCGACGCCGGAGCTCATCCGCTCCGCGCTGGCCGCGGCGTCCGATGCGCACGGCTACCCCACCACGCACGGCACGGTGGCCCTCCGCGAGGCGATCAGCAGCTGGTTCGCGCGCCGCAGGGGAGTGCCCGGGCTCGACCCGCTGGACATCCTGCCGACCGTCGGCTCGAAGGAACTGGTCGCATGGCTGCCGCTGCTGCTCGGTCTGGGTGCGGGCGACGTCGTCGTGCGCCCCACGGTCGCCTACCCCACCTACGACATGGGTGCGCACCTCGCGGGTGCCACGCCGGTGCCCGCCGATTCCCTCGCCGACCTCCCGGACGACGTCCGGTCCCGCGTGCGCCTCGTCTGGATCAACTCGCCGGGCAATCCCACGGGTGAGGTCCTCGACGTCGACGCCCTGCGGGCCGTCGTCGACGACGCACGGTCCCTCGGGGCCGTCGTCGCCTCGGACGAGTGCTACGGCGAGCTCGGCTGGGGCCGGTGGGATCCGGCCGAGGGCGGCGAGCCGGTGCCGAGCGTCCTGGACCCGCGGGTCTGCGGGGGGTCCCACGAGCTCCTGCTGGCCGTCTACTCGCTGAGCAAGCAGTCGAACGTCGCCGGGTACCGGGCCGCCTTCACGGCCGGCGACCCCGCGATCATCGCCAACCTCGTGAACTCCCGGAAGCATGCGGGCATGATCGTGCCCCGACCCGTCCAGGAGGCCATGCGCGCGGCCCTCGGGGACGACACGCACGTCGCGGAGCAGAAGGACCGGTACCGACGTCGCCGCGCGCTGCTCGTCCCCGCCCTGGAGGCGGCCGGCTTCACGATCAGCGGATCCGCCGCGGGCCTGTACCTGTGGGCGTCCGACGGCGGTCCCACCTGGGACACCATCGGCTGGCTCGCCGGGCTCGGGATCCTCGCCGGTCCCGGGACGTTCTACGGCGACGCGGGGCAGGGCTTCGTCCGCGTGGCGCTCACGGGCAGCGACGAGCGGGTCGCGGCGGCCGCCGCTCGCCTGGCCGGGGCGGGGCCCCGTAGGGGCGGCCCTCTTGCCCCCGGCGGGGATGGGCAGCAGGATTAG
- a CDS encoding polysaccharide deacetylase family protein, with protein sequence MTSSAIASRNRGALHGASAPGRWAVWVVTALLALAVGIVSPAVAPPAASAAGPTVVSLTFDDGNADQLIAAQTLNKYGLKGTFYVNSGTTDTAGFMSLADLRSLTAAGHEIGGHTVTHPDLVTLPADEATRQICNDRVNLTNWGFRVTSFAYPFASNNPTLETTAKNCGYNTARGLGDIKTRFSCATCPLAETIPAANPWNTAAPDQVENTWTLADLQTSVTQAESAGGWIQLTFHRFGGTDPLAVTPALFDQFAAWLKTRPATTTVKTVDQAVGGTVKPAISGPAVPPPPVGGNLVKNPSLETLTNGVPQCWNAGGYGTNTAAFSVVGPGRTGSRAQQLVVSGYVDGDAKLLPALDLGGCSPPASAGRTYNLGAWYKSTAPTQFAVYYRTGVGSWKYWTSSPWFAATTTYQKASWTTPPLPAGANGLSFGLNLFSNGTLTTDDYEMFDTANVVPPPPPPAGTNLVKNPGLETGGTGAFPQCWQSAGFGANTPAFSTVAAARTGTKAERLTITGYSSGDAKMLTAMDSGTCAPAATAGKTYSVRAWYTSTAVTQFALYYRDASGNWVYWTSGPWLAAAGTYTQASFTTPALPAGATAISFGLSLFGNGTVTTDDYALYDTVGAPPL encoded by the coding sequence ATGACTTCGTCAGCAATCGCCTCGAGGAACCGCGGAGCGCTGCACGGAGCCTCGGCTCCGGGCCGATGGGCGGTGTGGGTGGTGACGGCACTGCTGGCCCTCGCCGTCGGCATCGTCAGTCCGGCGGTCGCTCCCCCGGCCGCCTCCGCCGCCGGACCCACCGTCGTGTCCCTGACGTTCGACGACGGGAACGCGGACCAGCTGATCGCGGCCCAGACGCTGAACAAGTACGGGCTCAAGGGCACCTTCTACGTCAATTCCGGGACCACGGACACGGCGGGCTTCATGTCGCTGGCCGACCTGCGGTCGCTCACCGCGGCGGGCCACGAGATCGGCGGTCACACCGTGACCCACCCCGACCTGGTGACGCTGCCGGCCGACGAGGCGACCCGGCAGATCTGCAACGACCGCGTCAACCTCACCAACTGGGGTTTCCGCGTGACCAGCTTCGCCTACCCGTTCGCCTCCAATAATCCGACCCTCGAGACGACGGCGAAGAACTGCGGGTACAACACAGCCCGCGGCCTCGGCGACATCAAGACGCGGTTCAGCTGCGCCACCTGCCCCCTGGCCGAGACGATCCCGGCCGCCAACCCGTGGAACACCGCGGCCCCCGACCAGGTCGAGAACACGTGGACCCTCGCCGACCTGCAGACCAGCGTCACCCAGGCCGAATCCGCCGGCGGCTGGATCCAGCTCACCTTCCACCGCTTCGGCGGGACCGATCCGCTGGCCGTCACGCCGGCGCTCTTCGACCAGTTCGCCGCATGGCTGAAGACCCGTCCCGCGACCACCACCGTCAAGACCGTCGACCAGGCGGTCGGCGGCACGGTGAAGCCCGCGATCTCCGGCCCCGCCGTCCCGCCCCCGCCCGTCGGCGGGAACCTCGTGAAGAACCCGAGCCTCGAGACCCTCACCAACGGCGTGCCGCAGTGCTGGAACGCCGGGGGCTACGGCACCAACACGGCCGCCTTCTCCGTGGTCGGGCCGGGCCGCACGGGATCCCGTGCCCAGCAGCTGGTGGTCAGCGGCTACGTGGACGGTGACGCGAAGCTCCTGCCCGCGCTCGACCTCGGCGGCTGCTCACCCCCCGCCTCGGCGGGCCGCACGTACAACCTCGGCGCCTGGTACAAATCCACGGCCCCGACACAGTTCGCCGTGTACTACCGCACGGGTGTCGGCTCGTGGAAGTACTGGACCTCCAGCCCCTGGTTCGCCGCGACCACCACCTACCAGAAGGCCAGCTGGACCACGCCACCGCTGCCGGCCGGCGCCAACGGCCTCAGCTTCGGCCTCAACCTGTTCAGCAACGGCACGCTCACCACGGACGACTACGAGATGTTCGACACCGCCAACGTGGTACCGCCGCCGCCCCCGCCTGCCGGGACCAACCTCGTGAAGAACCCCGGCCTCGAGACGGGCGGCACGGGCGCGTTCCCGCAGTGCTGGCAGTCCGCAGGCTTCGGCGCCAACACCCCGGCGTTCAGCACGGTGGCTGCGGCACGCACCGGCACCAAGGCGGAGCGCCTCACCATCACCGGCTACTCCAGCGGCGACGCGAAGATGCTGACGGCGATGGACTCCGGCACGTGCGCACCCGCTGCGACCGCCGGCAAGACCTACTCGGTGCGCGCCTGGTACACCTCGACGGCCGTGACCCAGTTCGCCCTCTACTACCGCGACGCCTCCGGCAACTGGGTGTACTGGACGTCCGGGCCGTGGCTCGCCGCCGCGGGCACCTACACGCAGGCGAGCTTCACCACCCCGGCCCTGCCCGCCGGCGCCACCGCGATCAGCTTCGGGCTGAGCCTGTTCGGCAACGGCACCGTCACCACCGACGACTACGCCCTGTACGACACGGTCGGGGCCCCTCCGCTCTGA
- a CDS encoding putative acetyltransferase, whose amino-acid sequence MQTPAGLLASLPLTTRVVVRRRLGDGFTDSLGDLVALDATTCTVRTRRGDDVVVLADITAAKAVPPAPPRRAPRRPPSS is encoded by the coding sequence GTGCAGACTCCCGCCGGCCTCCTCGCCTCGCTCCCCCTGACCACGCGGGTGGTGGTGCGGCGGCGCCTCGGAGACGGGTTCACGGACTCGCTCGGGGACCTCGTGGCGCTGGATGCGACCACGTGCACCGTGCGGACGCGCAGGGGCGACGACGTCGTCGTGCTGGCCGACATCACGGCGGCGAAGGCCGTGCCGCCCGCGCCCCCACGCCGTGCCCCGAGGCGCCCGCCCTCCTCCTGA
- a CDS encoding citrate synthase, whose translation MTEHNAASLHYDGGKLSLPLVPAVEGNNGYDVSKLLKQTGQVTFDPGFMNTAATTSAITYIDGDAGILRYRGYPIEELAKNSSFLEVSYLLIYGNLPTPEELSAFDGRIRRHTLLHEELKGFFGGFPRDAHPMPVLSSAVSALSTFYQDSLDPFDDEQVELSTFRLMAKLPVIAAYAHKKSIGQPMLYPDNSMNLVENFLRLSFGLPAEPYDLDPMMVKALDLLLILHADHEQNCSTSTVRLVGSSNANMFASVSAGINALFGPLHGGANEAVLNMLRDIQAKGMQPEDFMEKVKKKEDGVKLMGFGHRVYKNYDPRAKIVKATAHDILSKLGGNDELLDIAMRLEEKALADDYFIERKLYPNVDFYTGLIYKAMGFPEKMFTVLFAIGRLPGWIAQWREMMQDPQTKIGRPRQLYTGEAERHYPAH comes from the coding sequence ATGACCGAGCACAATGCTGCTTCCCTGCACTACGACGGCGGGAAGCTCAGCCTCCCGCTGGTGCCCGCAGTCGAGGGCAACAACGGCTACGACGTGTCGAAACTGCTGAAGCAGACGGGCCAGGTCACCTTCGACCCCGGCTTCATGAACACCGCGGCCACCACGTCCGCGATCACGTACATCGACGGCGATGCCGGGATCCTGCGCTACCGCGGGTACCCGATCGAGGAGCTCGCGAAGAACTCCAGCTTCCTCGAGGTCTCCTACCTCCTCATCTACGGCAACCTGCCGACCCCTGAGGAGCTGAGCGCGTTCGACGGGCGCATCCGCCGCCACACCCTCCTGCACGAGGAGCTCAAGGGCTTCTTCGGCGGGTTCCCGCGTGACGCGCATCCGATGCCCGTGCTGTCCTCCGCCGTCTCTGCGCTGTCCACGTTCTACCAGGACTCACTGGACCCGTTCGACGACGAGCAGGTGGAACTCTCCACGTTCCGCCTCATGGCGAAGCTGCCCGTCATCGCGGCCTACGCGCACAAGAAGTCCATCGGCCAGCCGATGCTGTACCCGGACAACTCCATGAACCTCGTGGAGAACTTCCTGCGGCTCTCCTTCGGCCTGCCCGCCGAGCCGTACGACCTGGACCCGATGATGGTCAAGGCGCTCGACCTGCTGCTCATCCTGCACGCCGACCACGAGCAGAACTGCTCGACGTCCACCGTGCGCCTCGTGGGCAGCTCCAATGCCAACATGTTCGCCTCCGTCTCGGCCGGCATCAACGCGCTGTTCGGACCGCTGCACGGTGGTGCCAACGAGGCCGTGCTCAACATGCTGCGCGACATCCAGGCCAAGGGCATGCAGCCCGAGGACTTCATGGAGAAGGTCAAGAAGAAGGAAGACGGCGTGAAGCTCATGGGCTTCGGGCACCGCGTCTACAAGAACTACGACCCGCGCGCGAAGATCGTCAAGGCCACCGCCCACGACATCCTCAGCAAGCTCGGCGGCAACGACGAGCTGCTCGACATCGCGATGCGGCTCGAGGAGAAGGCGCTCGCCGACGACTACTTCATCGAGCGGAAGCTGTACCCGAACGTGGACTTCTACACGGGCCTGATCTACAAGGCCATGGGGTTCCCCGAGAAGATGTTCACCGTGCTCTTCGCGATCGGCCGCCTGCCGGGCTGGATCGCCCAGTGGCGCGAGATGATGCAGGATCCGCAGACGAAGATCGGCCGACCCCGCCAGCTGTACACGGGCGAGGCGGAGCGCCACTACCCCGCGCACTGA
- a CDS encoding ArsR/SmtB family transcription factor, which produces MDTDEDLQARGRALSSPVRLRILRLCLHKPRTNKEIAETLELNPATSLHHVRTLLSTGFLAADDARTGNRGAKEIPYRATGLSWQTRMPNSAPVLVETFLQEIEGLQPSEIDVWRLGVRLNDEHRAEMMGRVRAVFEEYAQRGPDPDGTATSVMLAHHLDRAAD; this is translated from the coding sequence ATGGACACCGACGAGGACCTCCAGGCGCGCGGCCGGGCGCTCAGCTCCCCTGTCCGGCTCCGCATCCTGCGCCTGTGCCTGCACAAGCCGCGGACCAACAAGGAGATCGCGGAGACGCTCGAGCTCAACCCGGCCACCTCGCTGCATCACGTGCGTACCCTCCTGTCCACCGGCTTCCTCGCCGCGGACGACGCCCGCACCGGCAACCGCGGCGCGAAGGAGATCCCGTACCGTGCCACGGGGCTGTCCTGGCAGACGCGCATGCCGAACTCCGCCCCCGTGCTGGTCGAGACGTTCCTGCAGGAGATCGAGGGGCTGCAGCCGTCCGAGATCGACGTGTGGCGGCTCGGTGTCCGCCTGAACGACGAGCACCGCGCCGAGATGATGGGGCGGGTCCGCGCGGTCTTCGAGGAGTACGCGCAGCGCGGCCCCGACCCCGACGGGACGGCGACGTCGGTCATGCTCGCGCACCACCTGGACCGCGCTGCCGACTGA